From the Brassica napus cultivar Da-Ae chromosome A8, Da-Ae, whole genome shotgun sequence genome, one window contains:
- the LOC106439061 gene encoding polyadenylate-binding protein RBP47A-like, whose translation MQTTNNGPDSSSAGTTPPPLQQPTPPPQQQHWQNQQQWMAAMQYPMAMMQQQQHMMMYPHQYAPYTQGHYQHPPQFHYAPYHQQQQQQRGGSGGDDVKTLWVGDLLHWMDETYLHTCFSHTNEVSSVKVIRNKQTNQSEGYGFVEFLSRSAAEEVLQSYSGVTMPNADQPFRLNWASFSTGEKRASENGGPDLSIFVGDLAPDVTDALLLETFAGYQSVKGAKVVIDSNTGRSKGYGFVRFGDESERSRALTEMNGAFCSSRQMRVGIATPKRASAYGQQNGSQALTLAGGHGANGSASDGDSNNSTIFVGGIDADVTEEDLMQPFSQFGEVVSVKIPVGKGCGFVQFGNRKSAEEAIENLNGTVIGKNTVRLSWGRSPNRQWRGEAGHQWNGGYSRGQGYSNGYANQDSNMYATAAAAVPGAS comes from the exons ATGCAGACGACAAACAACGGTCCAGATTCGTCATCAGCCGGAACAACGCCGCCACCGTTGCAGCAACCGACTCCTCCTCCGCAGCAACAGCACTGGCAAAACCAGCAACAATGGATGGCGGCGATGCAGTACCCAATGGCGATgatgcagcagcagcagcataTGATGATGTATCCTCACCAATACGCACCGTACACCCAAGGTCactatcagcatcctcctcagtttcacTACGCTCCTTATcaccagcagcagcagcagcagcgtGGTGGATCTGGTGGAGATGATGTGAAGACTCTCTGGGTTGGTGATCTTCTTCATTGGATGGACGAGACTTATCTCCACACATGTTTCTCTCACACCAACGAG GTTTCTTCTGTTAAAGTGATAAGAAACAAGCAAACGAATCAGTCAGAAGGGTATGGTTTTGTGGAGTTTCTTTCGCGTTCGGCAGCTGAGGAAGTCCTTCAGAGCTACAGCGGTGTAACCATGCCCAACGCAGACCAACCCTTCCGTCTAAACTGGGCGTCTTTCAGCACTGGTGAAAAGAGAGCCTCAGAAAACGGTGGTCCTGACCTGTCGATATTCGTGGGAGACTTGGCTCCAGACGTGACTGATGCTCTACTGCTCGAGACTTTTGCTGGGTATCAATCTGTCAAAGGTGCAAAGGTCGTGATTGATTCCAACACTGGACGTTCCAAAGGTTACGGCTTTGTCAGGTTTGGTGATGAGAGCGAGCGGTCAAGGGCGTTGACTGAGATGAATGGTGCTTTCTGCTCAAGCAGGCAGATGCGTGTTGGTATTGCAACTCCTAAAAGAGCATCTGCTTATGGCCAACAAAATGGTTCACAAG ctCTGACATTAGCTGGTGGACATGGAGCGAATGGTTCAGCGTCTGATGGAGATTCAAATAACTCAACA ATATTTGTTGGCGGCATTGATGCTGATGTTACTGAAGAAGACCTCATGCAGCCTTTCTCCCAGTTTGGGGAGGTTGTTTCGGTGAAGATTCCAGTAGGAAAAGGATGCGGTTTTGTCCAATTTGGTAACAG GAAGAGTGCTGAAGAAGCCATTGAGAATTTGAACGGGACAGTCATCGGGAAAAACACTGTCCGGCTTTCTTGGGGACGAAGCCCAAACAGACAG TGGAGAGGTGAAGCGGGACACCAGTGGAACGGAGGATACTCAAGAGGACAAGGTTACAGCAACGGATATGCTAATCAAGACTCAAACATGTATGCTACTGCAGCGGCTGCTGTCCCTGGAGCTTCTTGA
- the LOC125576985 gene encoding serine/threonine-protein kinase PEPKR2-like, whose product MCIKSKHKGQSGSPPGLQLRSPIKKTDVNRANREKKTTYDDSPTDSFSNTGEEEEDESGVVDVLVVAISNVRISEPKRSRLCSPTNSPIEQQHSSNLTTTTNTLCRAF is encoded by the coding sequence ATGTGTATCAAGTCGAAGCACAAGGGTCAATCAGGATCTCCTCCCGGCCTTCAACTTCGCAGTCCGATAAAGAAAACCGACGTAAACAGAGCTAacagagagaagaagacaacatatgatgattcACCGACTGATTCATTCTCCAACACAggggaggaggaagaagatgaaagcgGTGTGGTCGATGTGCTTGTGGTTGCAATCTCCAACGTGAGGATCTCAGAACCAAAGAGAAGCAGACTCTGTAGTCCCACGAACAGCCCCATTGAGCAGcaacactcttctaacttgacCACGACTACTAATACACTCTGTCGAGCCTTCTGA